One Cellulomonas taurus genomic region harbors:
- the argF gene encoding ornithine carbamoyltransferase, which translates to MTRHFLRDDDLSQAEQAEVLQLGLDLRADRFAHTPLSGPRAVAVLFDKPSTRTRVSFSVGIAELGGYPLVMDSGSSQLGRGEPIEDTARVLDRQAAAIVWRTFAQDNVDRMAAAASVPVVNALTDLFHPCQILADLMTIAQHRGGVAALPGQTLTYVGDAANNMAHSYLLGGATAGLHVRIAGPAGYLPDPEIVARADQIAATTGGSVQVGTDPIAAVTGADAIATDTWVSMGQENESLARTDQFDEFAVTSDLLGHAAPGALVLHCLPAYRGKEIAADVIDGPQSVVWDEAENRLHAQKALLVWLLERA; encoded by the coding sequence ATGACCCGCCACTTCCTGCGCGACGACGACCTGAGCCAGGCCGAGCAGGCCGAGGTGCTGCAGCTCGGACTCGACCTGCGCGCCGACCGGTTCGCACACACCCCGCTGAGCGGACCGCGCGCCGTCGCTGTGCTCTTCGACAAGCCCTCCACCCGGACCCGGGTGTCGTTCAGCGTCGGGATCGCCGAGCTGGGCGGCTATCCGCTGGTGATGGACTCCGGCTCGTCGCAGCTCGGTCGCGGCGAGCCGATCGAGGACACCGCGCGGGTGCTGGACCGCCAGGCCGCCGCGATCGTCTGGCGCACCTTCGCCCAGGACAACGTCGACCGGATGGCGGCGGCTGCCTCGGTGCCGGTGGTGAACGCCCTGACCGACCTGTTCCACCCGTGCCAGATCCTGGCCGACCTGATGACCATCGCCCAGCATCGCGGGGGAGTGGCGGCGCTGCCCGGCCAGACCTTGACGTATGTCGGGGACGCCGCGAACAACATGGCGCACTCGTATCTGCTCGGAGGTGCCACCGCGGGGCTGCACGTGCGGATCGCCGGTCCGGCCGGGTACCTGCCCGACCCGGAGATCGTCGCCCGTGCCGACCAGATCGCCGCGACCACCGGGGGATCGGTCCAGGTCGGCACCGACCCGATCGCCGCTGTCACCGGTGCCGACGCCATCGCCACCGACACCTGGGTCTCGATGGGTCAGGAGAACGAGTCGCTGGCTCGCACCGATCAGTTCGACGAGTTCGCCGTGACCTCCGACCTGCTCGGCCACGCGGCCCCCGGTGCACTGGTCCTGCACTGCCTGCCCGCCTACCGCGGCAAGGAGATCGCCGCCGACGTGATCGACGGGCCGCAGTCGGTGGTCTGGGACGAGGCCGAGAACCGCCTGCACGCGCAGAAGGCGCTGCTGGTCTGGCTGTTGGAGCGGGCATGA
- a CDS encoding NAD kinase — protein sequence MTRRVLVVTHSGRAEAVTAEQETCAALEAHGFEPVRAGDDMPGMSFHNIELAIILGGDGTILRAAELARAAGVPLLGINLGHVGFLAESERDDIVNAVRRVAAGDYGVEERTTLQVQVQVPGAKDPIVGWALNEAALEKAEPAKMVEVVIEVDDRPLSSFGCDGVVLATSTGSTAHAFSAGGPVVWPEVDSLIVVPLSAHALFARPLVVGPRSVIAVEVLTRSPSPAVLVCDGRRRIEVPAGSRVEVRRSPVPVRLARLTPAPFTDRLVQKFDLPVVGWRGRSDEQ from the coding sequence ATGACCCGCAGGGTCCTGGTGGTGACGCACAGCGGTCGCGCGGAGGCGGTGACCGCGGAGCAGGAGACCTGCGCCGCGCTGGAGGCGCACGGCTTCGAGCCGGTGCGTGCCGGGGACGACATGCCCGGGATGAGCTTCCACAACATCGAGCTGGCGATCATCCTCGGCGGTGACGGCACCATCCTGCGCGCGGCGGAGTTGGCCCGCGCCGCGGGTGTGCCGCTGCTCGGGATCAACCTGGGCCATGTCGGCTTCCTGGCGGAGAGCGAGCGCGACGACATCGTGAACGCCGTGCGTCGGGTGGCCGCGGGCGACTACGGAGTCGAGGAGCGGACGACGCTCCAGGTCCAGGTGCAGGTCCCCGGGGCGAAGGACCCGATCGTGGGGTGGGCGCTGAACGAGGCGGCGCTGGAGAAGGCCGAGCCGGCCAAGATGGTCGAGGTGGTCATCGAGGTCGACGACCGGCCGCTGTCCTCCTTCGGCTGCGACGGCGTGGTGCTGGCGACCTCCACCGGGTCGACGGCGCACGCGTTCTCCGCGGGCGGGCCGGTGGTGTGGCCGGAGGTGGACAGCCTGATCGTGGTGCCGCTGTCGGCGCACGCGCTGTTCGCCCGGCCGCTGGTGGTCGGTCCACGCAGCGTGATCGCGGTCGAGGTGCTGACCCGGTCGCCGTCACCGGCGGTGCTGGTCTGCGACGGTCGACGCCGGATCGAGGTGCCGGCCGGGTCGCGGGTCGAGGTGCGGCGGTCCCCGGTGCCGGTGCGGCTGGCCCGACTGACCCCGGCGCCGTTCACCGACCGGCTGGTGCAGAAGTTCGACCTGCCGGTGGTCGGCTGGCGCGGGCGGTCGGACGAGCAGTAA
- a CDS encoding HAD-IIA family hydrolase, translated as MSDARLIGSDIPLAERYDLALVDLDGVAYKGHEPIAGASAGLGGARAAGMRLVFVTNNASREPGSVAEQLTGLDIPAQAGDVMTAAQACAQLLGTRLAPGAKVLVVGGAGMYTAVREAGFTIVDSADDKPDAVAQGFAPELGWAQLAEAAYAVAGGAWFVASNLDLSLPTARGFAPGNGALVGTVTAATGVRPDSAGKPASTMYQLAVDRAGASHPLVVGDRLDTDLAGARTGGYAGLHVLTGVSTARDDVLADPSFRPHFIAADLGELLLPHPEPVQVAEGWWQVRDAAARVTDRRLELHGTDGGADRGVDLVRAACAAAWAAVDSGAGLDADSVPQFRIGN; from the coding sequence GTGAGCGACGCACGACTGATCGGCAGCGACATCCCGCTGGCCGAGCGTTACGACCTGGCGCTGGTCGACCTGGACGGTGTGGCCTACAAGGGTCACGAGCCGATCGCGGGGGCGTCCGCCGGTCTCGGCGGTGCGCGCGCCGCGGGCATGCGGCTGGTGTTCGTCACCAACAATGCGTCCCGCGAGCCGGGGTCGGTGGCGGAGCAGCTGACCGGGTTGGACATCCCGGCGCAGGCGGGGGACGTGATGACCGCGGCGCAGGCATGTGCGCAGCTGCTCGGCACCCGCCTGGCGCCGGGCGCGAAGGTGCTGGTGGTCGGCGGCGCGGGGATGTACACCGCGGTGCGGGAGGCCGGCTTCACGATCGTGGACTCGGCGGATGACAAGCCGGACGCCGTGGCGCAGGGCTTCGCACCCGAGCTCGGTTGGGCCCAGTTGGCCGAGGCGGCCTACGCGGTGGCCGGTGGTGCGTGGTTCGTCGCGAGCAACCTGGACCTCAGCCTGCCGACCGCCCGGGGCTTCGCGCCGGGCAACGGTGCACTGGTCGGCACCGTGACGGCGGCGACCGGGGTGCGGCCGGACAGCGCCGGGAAGCCGGCGTCCACGATGTACCAGCTGGCGGTCGACCGTGCCGGGGCGTCCCACCCGCTGGTGGTCGGCGACCGGTTGGACACCGATCTGGCGGGCGCCCGGACCGGGGGCTACGCCGGACTGCATGTGCTGACCGGGGTGTCGACAGCCCGGGACGACGTGCTGGCCGATCCGAGTTTCCGCCCGCACTTCATCGCGGCGGATCTGGGCGAGCTGTTGCTGCCGCATCCGGAGCCGGTGCAGGTCGCCGAGGGCTGGTGGCAGGTGCGGGACGCCGCCGCGCGGGTCACCGACCGGCGATTGGAGCTGCACGGAACCGACGGCGGTGCCGATCGCGGTGTCGACCTGGTGCGCGCCGCCTGTGCGGCCGCCTGGGCCGCCGTGGACTCCGGTGCCGGGCTGGACGCGGACAGCGTGCCGCAGTTCCGGATCGGGAACTGA
- a CDS encoding argininosuccinate synthase — protein sequence MTERVVLAYSGGLDTSVGIGWIAEATGAEVIAVAVDVGQGGEDLETIRRRALDCGAVEAYVADARDEFAAEYCMPALRANGMYLDRYPLVSALSRPVIVKHLVRAARQFGATTVAHGCTGKGNDQVRFEVGITSIAPDLKCLAPVRDLALTRDKAIEFAERKQLPIATTKHNPFSIDQNVWGRAVETGFLEDIWNGPTKDVYTYTDDPTFPPVADEVVITFEQGIPVALDGVAVTPLQAIQEMNRRAGAQGIGRIDIVEDRLVGIKSREVYEAPGAIALIAAHQELENVTVEREQARFKRQVEQRWTELVYDGQWFSPLKKSLDTFIDDTQRYVSGEIRMELHGGRATVTGRRSDSGLYDFNLATYDTGDTFDQAAARGFIEIYGLSSKLAAARDVKFGRGEDLGEQGGISA from the coding sequence ATGACTGAGCGCGTCGTCCTCGCCTACTCCGGCGGACTGGACACCTCCGTGGGTATCGGCTGGATCGCCGAGGCGACCGGTGCCGAGGTGATCGCCGTGGCGGTCGACGTCGGCCAGGGCGGTGAGGACCTGGAGACCATCCGTCGCCGCGCCCTGGACTGCGGTGCCGTCGAGGCCTACGTCGCCGACGCCCGGGACGAGTTCGCCGCCGAGTACTGCATGCCCGCGCTGCGCGCCAACGGCATGTACCTCGACCGCTACCCGCTGGTCTCCGCGCTGTCCCGCCCGGTGATCGTCAAGCACCTGGTCCGCGCCGCCCGGCAGTTCGGCGCCACCACCGTCGCCCACGGCTGCACCGGCAAGGGCAACGACCAGGTCCGGTTCGAGGTCGGCATCACCTCCATCGCCCCGGACCTGAAGTGCCTGGCCCCGGTTCGTGACCTGGCGCTGACCCGCGACAAGGCGATCGAGTTCGCCGAGCGCAAGCAGCTGCCGATCGCCACCACCAAGCACAACCCGTTCTCCATCGACCAGAACGTCTGGGGCCGCGCCGTCGAGACCGGCTTCCTGGAGGACATCTGGAACGGTCCGACCAAGGACGTCTACACCTACACCGACGACCCGACCTTCCCGCCGGTCGCCGACGAGGTCGTCATCACCTTCGAGCAGGGCATCCCGGTCGCCCTGGACGGCGTCGCCGTCACCCCGCTGCAGGCCATCCAGGAGATGAACCGCCGCGCCGGTGCCCAGGGCATCGGCCGGATCGACATCGTCGAGGACCGCCTGGTCGGCATCAAGTCCCGCGAGGTCTACGAGGCGCCCGGCGCCATCGCGCTGATCGCCGCGCACCAGGAGCTGGAGAACGTCACCGTCGAGCGCGAGCAGGCCCGGTTCAAGCGCCAGGTCGAGCAGCGCTGGACCGAGCTGGTCTACGACGGCCAGTGGTTCTCCCCGCTGAAGAAGTCGCTGGACACCTTCATCGACGACACCCAGCGCTACGTCTCCGGCGAGATCCGGATGGAGCTGCACGGTGGCCGCGCCACGGTGACCGGTCGGCGTTCCGACTCCGGCCTGTACGACTTCAACCTCGCCACCTACGACACCGGCGACACCTTCGACCAGGCGGCGGCCCGCGGCTTCATCGAGATCTACGGCCTGTCCTCCAAGTTGGCGGCTGCCCGCGACGTGAAGTTCGGCCGCGGCGAGGACCTGGGCGAGCAGGGCGGCATCAGTGCCTGA
- the argH gene encoding argininosuccinate lyase, with amino-acid sequence MPEQPTGEPTEHVALWGGRFAGGPADALAALSKSTHFDWRLAPQDIAGSTAHARVLHAAGLLTDEQLAGMLDALDRLLADVTSGAFTPAPDDEDVHTALERGLIERAGADLGGRLRAGRSRNDQIATLVRMYLRQEARHLAGLALDVVDALVAQAESAGEAIMPGRTHLQHAQPVLLAHHLLAHAWPLLRDVERFTDWDRRAAVSPYGSGALAGSSLGLDPVAVASDLGFDSSVENSIDGTASRDVVAEFAWVSAMLGVDLSRFAEEIVLWSTHEFGFARLDDAYSTGSSIMPQKKNPDVAELARGKAGRMVGDLTGLLTTLKSLPLAYNRDLQEDKEPVFDQVDTLSVLLPAFAGMVATLRFDTDRMASLAPQGFSLATDIAEWLVRQGVAFRIAHEVAGACVQACEQHTPPIELWELTDDELAAISEHLTPAVREVLTVEGSVASRDARGGTAPIRVAEQLTRARTRAAELREWTR; translated from the coding sequence GTGCCTGAGCAGCCCACGGGGGAGCCGACGGAGCACGTCGCGCTCTGGGGTGGCCGGTTCGCCGGCGGCCCGGCGGATGCGTTGGCGGCACTGTCGAAGTCGACCCACTTCGACTGGCGGCTGGCCCCGCAGGACATCGCCGGGTCGACGGCGCACGCCCGGGTGCTGCACGCTGCCGGTCTGCTGACCGACGAGCAGCTGGCCGGGATGCTGGACGCCCTGGACCGGCTGCTCGCCGATGTCACCTCCGGTGCCTTCACCCCGGCGCCGGACGACGAGGACGTGCACACCGCCCTGGAGCGCGGCCTGATCGAGCGTGCGGGCGCCGACCTCGGTGGTCGCCTGCGCGCGGGCCGGTCCCGCAACGACCAGATCGCCACCCTGGTGCGGATGTACCTGCGCCAGGAGGCCCGGCACCTCGCCGGTCTGGCCCTGGACGTGGTGGACGCCCTGGTCGCGCAGGCCGAGTCGGCGGGGGAGGCGATCATGCCCGGTCGCACCCACCTGCAGCACGCCCAGCCGGTGCTGCTCGCCCACCACCTGCTGGCGCACGCCTGGCCGCTGCTGCGGGACGTCGAGCGGTTCACCGACTGGGACCGGCGCGCCGCCGTCTCGCCCTACGGCTCCGGTGCCCTGGCCGGGTCCTCCCTCGGACTCGACCCGGTCGCCGTCGCCTCCGACCTGGGCTTCGACTCGTCGGTGGAGAACTCCATCGACGGCACCGCCAGCCGGGACGTGGTCGCCGAGTTCGCCTGGGTCTCCGCCATGCTCGGCGTCGACCTGTCCCGGTTCGCCGAGGAGATCGTCCTCTGGTCCACCCACGAGTTCGGCTTCGCCCGCTTGGACGACGCCTACTCCACCGGGTCGAGCATCATGCCGCAGAAGAAGAACCCGGACGTCGCCGAGCTCGCCCGTGGCAAGGCGGGCCGGATGGTCGGCGACCTCACCGGCCTGCTGACCACGCTCAAGAGCCTCCCGCTGGCGTACAACCGTGACTTGCAGGAGGACAAGGAGCCGGTCTTCGACCAGGTCGACACCCTCTCGGTGCTGCTGCCCGCCTTCGCCGGCATGGTCGCCACCCTCCGGTTCGACACCGACCGGATGGCCTCCCTCGCGCCGCAGGGATTCTCCCTGGCCACCGACATCGCCGAGTGGCTGGTCCGCCAGGGCGTCGCGTTCCGGATCGCCCACGAGGTCGCCGGTGCCTGCGTCCAGGCGTGCGAGCAGCACACCCCGCCGATCGAGCTGTGGGAACTGACCGACGACGAACTCGCGGCCATCTCCGAGCACCTCACCCCCGCAGTCCGCGAGGTGCTCACCGTCGAGGGGTCGGTCGCCTCCCGCGACGCCCGCGGCGGCACCGCCCCGATCCGGGTCGCCGAGCAGCTCACCCGTGCCCGTACCCGGGCGGCGGAGCTGCGCGAGTGGACCCGCTGA
- the tyrS gene encoding tyrosine--tRNA ligase has product MTHILDELAWRGLIAQNTDVEALREALAAGPVTFYTGFDPTAPSLHHGHLVQLIVMRHLQLAGHHPLALVGGATGLIGDPRMSGERVLNTKDTVAEWVQRLQTQIGRFLDFDGENPARMVNNLDWTGELSAIDFLREIGKHYRLGTMLAKDTVARRLASDEGISFTEFSYQILQGMDFLELHRRYGCTLQTGGNDQWGNLLSGVELIRKSEQTTVHAMTTPLITKADGTKFGKSEGGAIWLDPEMMSPYAFYQFWLNVDDAEVVGFLKVFTFRTQEEIAELERLTTERPAAREAQRALAYDVCSLVHGTDATDKVIAASRALFGGGDLSELDAATLGAATAELPTAEVRVGDPIVDVLAATGIVPSKGAARRAIAEGGAYVNNRKVTDDAATVSADDLLHGRWVLVRRGKRTLAAGRVVA; this is encoded by the coding sequence GTGACCCACATCCTGGACGAGCTCGCCTGGCGCGGACTCATCGCCCAGAACACCGACGTCGAGGCGCTGCGCGAGGCCCTCGCGGCGGGACCGGTGACCTTCTACACCGGCTTCGACCCCACCGCGCCGAGCCTGCACCACGGCCACCTCGTCCAACTGATCGTCATGCGGCACCTGCAGCTGGCCGGACACCACCCGCTCGCTCTGGTCGGTGGCGCCACCGGTCTGATCGGTGACCCGCGGATGTCCGGTGAGCGGGTGCTCAACACCAAGGACACCGTCGCCGAGTGGGTGCAGCGCCTGCAGACCCAGATCGGTCGCTTCCTGGACTTCGACGGCGAGAACCCGGCGCGGATGGTGAACAACCTGGACTGGACCGGCGAACTGTCGGCGATCGACTTCCTGCGTGAGATCGGCAAGCACTACCGACTCGGCACCATGCTCGCCAAGGACACCGTCGCGCGTCGACTGGCCAGCGACGAGGGCATCTCCTTCACCGAGTTCAGCTACCAGATCCTGCAGGGGATGGACTTCCTCGAGCTGCACCGCCGCTACGGCTGCACCCTGCAGACCGGGGGCAACGACCAGTGGGGCAACCTGCTGTCCGGGGTGGAGCTGATCCGCAAGAGCGAGCAGACCACCGTGCACGCGATGACCACGCCGCTGATCACCAAGGCGGACGGCACCAAGTTCGGCAAGTCCGAGGGTGGGGCCATCTGGCTCGACCCGGAGATGATGAGCCCCTACGCCTTCTACCAGTTCTGGCTCAACGTCGACGACGCCGAGGTCGTCGGCTTCCTCAAGGTTTTCACCTTCCGCACCCAGGAGGAGATCGCCGAGCTCGAACGCCTGACCACCGAGCGCCCGGCCGCACGCGAGGCCCAGCGCGCTCTGGCCTACGACGTCTGCAGCCTGGTGCACGGGACCGACGCGACCGACAAGGTGATCGCCGCCTCTCGGGCGCTCTTCGGCGGGGGAGACCTGAGCGAGCTGGACGCCGCCACCCTGGGTGCGGCCACCGCCGAGCTGCCCACCGCCGAGGTGCGGGTCGGCGACCCGATCGTCGACGTCCTGGCGGCGACCGGCATCGTCCCGTCCAAGGGCGCAGCCCGGCGCGCGATCGCGGAGGGCGGTGCCTACGTCAACAACCGCAAGGTCACCGACGACGCCGCCACCGTGTCCGCCGACGACCTTCTGCACGGGCGGTGGGTCCTGGTTCGTCGCGGCAAGCGCACCCTGGCAGCCGGCCGGGTCGTCGCCTGA
- a CDS encoding TlyA family RNA methyltransferase has product MRVDAVLVRDGLARSRRHATELIEAGRVTVDGRPVRRASATWSSGQVLGVSDDEADDGYASRGAYKLVGALDAFGVDPAGRVCLDAGASTGGFTDVLLRRGAAQVFAVDVGHGQLVDRLRSDPRVVVHEGMNVRELVAGQFDPVPELVVADLSFISLTLVLPAFAAVVAPGGDLVLMVKPQFEVGRERLGSGGVVRSRQLRIESVLTVGRRAQQLGLGVLGVAASPLPGPSGNVEFFLRLGAGESSREWEQRVEQVVA; this is encoded by the coding sequence GTGCGGGTGGATGCGGTGCTGGTGCGGGACGGGTTGGCCCGGTCGCGTCGGCATGCCACCGAGCTGATCGAGGCCGGTCGCGTCACCGTCGACGGGCGACCGGTGCGACGCGCGTCGGCGACCTGGTCGTCCGGGCAGGTCCTCGGGGTCTCCGACGACGAGGCCGACGACGGGTACGCGTCGCGCGGCGCCTACAAGCTGGTCGGTGCACTGGACGCGTTCGGGGTGGATCCGGCCGGACGGGTCTGTCTGGACGCGGGTGCCTCCACCGGTGGTTTCACCGATGTGCTGCTGCGCCGGGGCGCGGCGCAGGTGTTCGCGGTCGACGTGGGCCACGGCCAGCTGGTGGACCGGCTGCGGTCGGACCCGCGGGTGGTGGTGCACGAGGGGATGAACGTCCGGGAGCTGGTCGCCGGGCAGTTCGATCCCGTACCCGAGCTGGTGGTGGCCGACCTGTCGTTCATCTCGCTCACGCTGGTGTTGCCCGCGTTCGCCGCGGTGGTGGCACCGGGCGGTGACCTGGTCCTGATGGTGAAACCGCAGTTCGAGGTCGGGCGGGAGCGACTGGGCTCCGGCGGGGTGGTGCGCAGCCGCCAGCTGCGGATCGAGTCGGTGCTGACCGTCGGCCGGCGGGCGCAGCAGCTGGGTCTGGGCGTCCTGGGCGTGGCGGCGAGCCCGTTGCCCGGTCCGAGCGGGAACGTGGAGTTCTTCCTCCGGCTGGGCGCCGGGGAGTCGAGTCGGGAATGGGAGCAGCGCGTGGAGCAGGTGGTCGCATGA
- a CDS encoding arginine repressor, giving the protein MTEPATTTGRVPSTKAARHALITGLLARQPVHSQSELADLLAADGVTVTQATLSRDLVELRAVKIRTPHGALAYAVPAEGGDRTPTPVADTEALAARLARLCGELLVTAEANQNLVVLRTPPGGAQFLASAIDHSVLPSVLGSIAGDDTILVIAREGTEGSALAARFLELASPASTTA; this is encoded by the coding sequence ATGACCGAGCCCGCCACCACCACCGGCCGGGTGCCCAGCACCAAGGCGGCCCGGCACGCCCTGATCACCGGCCTGCTCGCCCGCCAGCCGGTGCACTCCCAGTCCGAGCTGGCCGACCTGCTCGCGGCCGACGGGGTCACGGTCACCCAGGCCACCCTGTCCCGCGACCTGGTCGAGCTGCGCGCGGTCAAGATCCGCACCCCGCACGGCGCGCTGGCGTACGCGGTCCCGGCCGAGGGCGGCGACCGCACCCCGACCCCGGTCGCCGACACCGAGGCCCTGGCGGCCCGGCTCGCCCGGCTGTGCGGCGAGCTGCTGGTCACCGCCGAGGCCAACCAGAACCTGGTCGTCCTGCGCACCCCACCCGGTGGCGCGCAGTTCCTGGCCTCCGCCATCGACCATTCGGTGCTGCCGAGCGTGCTCGGCTCCATCGCGGGTGACGACACCATCCTGGTGATCGCCCGCGAGGGCACCGAGGGCAGCGCGCTGGCTGCCCGCTTCCTCGAGCTGGCCTCGCCAGCATCAACCACCGCCTGA
- a CDS encoding acetylornithine transaminase: MTDLDLTGTDSVQHWTERYSSAVMDTFGPPQRVLVRGEGCHVWDADGQRYLDLLGGIAVNALGHAHPTLTAAVSAQLGTIGHISNFFASPTQIALAERLIGLTGAPAGSRVFFANSGTEANEAAFKMARRNNDSGRRTRILALEGSFHGRTLGALAMTSKAAYREPFAPLPAGVEFLPFGDTDALEAAFADGDTVAALMIEPIQGEVGVRAMPPGYLAKARELTAAHGALLMLDEVQSGMGRTGAWLASHRPEIGGGVTPDVVTLAKALGGGIPVGAVVAYGERAAGLLGRGQHGTTFGGNPVAAAAALATIGVIERDGLLAHVDRLGAAWRPELAAAHPLIAEVRGAGLLIAVEFTAPVAAEVAARALSAGFIVNPCTPTTIRLAPPYLLTSDQAATFTAFLADLPHHLGA; encoded by the coding sequence ATGACCGACCTCGATCTGACCGGCACCGACTCCGTCCAGCACTGGACCGAGCGGTACAGCAGCGCCGTGATGGACACCTTCGGCCCGCCGCAGCGCGTCCTCGTGCGCGGCGAGGGCTGCCACGTCTGGGACGCCGACGGCCAGCGCTACCTCGACCTGCTCGGCGGCATCGCGGTGAACGCCCTCGGCCACGCCCACCCGACGCTGACCGCCGCCGTCTCGGCGCAGCTGGGCACCATCGGGCACATCTCGAACTTCTTCGCCAGCCCGACCCAGATCGCCCTCGCCGAGCGGTTGATCGGCCTGACCGGCGCCCCGGCGGGTTCCCGGGTGTTCTTCGCGAACTCCGGCACCGAGGCGAACGAGGCGGCGTTCAAGATGGCCCGCCGGAACAACGACTCCGGTCGGCGCACCCGGATCCTGGCGCTGGAGGGCTCCTTCCACGGCCGGACGCTCGGTGCCCTGGCGATGACCTCCAAGGCCGCCTACCGCGAGCCCTTCGCGCCGCTGCCCGCCGGGGTGGAGTTCCTGCCCTTCGGCGACACCGACGCGCTGGAGGCCGCCTTCGCCGACGGTGACACGGTGGCCGCGCTGATGATCGAGCCAATCCAGGGCGAGGTCGGGGTGCGCGCGATGCCGCCCGGCTACCTCGCCAAGGCCCGGGAGCTGACCGCCGCCCACGGTGCGCTGCTGATGCTGGACGAGGTGCAGTCCGGCATGGGCCGCACCGGAGCCTGGCTCGCCTCGCACCGCCCGGAGATCGGCGGCGGGGTCACCCCGGACGTGGTGACCCTGGCCAAGGCCCTCGGCGGCGGCATCCCGGTCGGCGCGGTGGTGGCCTACGGTGAGCGGGCCGCCGGGCTGCTCGGCCGCGGCCAGCACGGCACCACCTTCGGCGGGAACCCGGTCGCCGCCGCTGCCGCGCTGGCCACCATCGGGGTGATCGAACGGGACGGCCTGCTCGCGCACGTCGACCGGCTCGGCGCCGCCTGGCGTCCCGAGCTGGCGGCCGCGCACCCGCTGATCGCCGAGGTGCGGGGTGCCGGACTGCTGATCGCCGTCGAGTTCACCGCCCCGGTGGCCGCCGAGGTCGCCGCCCGGGCACTGTCCGCGGGCTTCATCGTCAATCCCTGCACGCCGACCACGATCCGGCTCGCCCCGCCCTATCTGCTGACCTCCGACCAGGCGGCGACGTTCACCGCCTTCCTGGCCGACCTGCCACACCATCTGGGGGCCTGA
- a CDS encoding DNA-3-methyladenine glycosylase — translation MQVDALPVPARTWFQRGSLDVAADLLGTLLTVASPEGTVTIRLTEVEAYDGANDPGSHAFRGRTARNAVMFGEPGRLYVYRHLGLHHCMNIVTGPAGHASAVLLRAGEVVDGVELARARRAAAGVVDSDRQIARGPARLTVALGIDLSANGADITEPGGPITLHRRPDVPRPPYATGPRVGVSGDGGDATRFPWRLWLTGEPTVSAYRPAYRRPTSRNSPQRGATSA, via the coding sequence GTGCAGGTCGACGCGCTACCGGTCCCGGCCCGCACCTGGTTCCAGCGCGGGTCGCTCGACGTCGCGGCCGACCTGCTCGGCACCCTGCTGACCGTCGCTTCGCCAGAGGGCACCGTCACCATCCGGCTCACCGAGGTCGAGGCCTACGACGGCGCGAACGACCCCGGCTCGCACGCCTTCCGTGGCAGGACCGCCCGGAACGCGGTGATGTTCGGCGAGCCCGGCCGCCTGTACGTCTACCGCCACCTCGGCCTGCACCACTGCATGAACATCGTCACCGGACCGGCGGGCCACGCCTCGGCGGTGCTGCTGCGTGCCGGTGAGGTGGTCGACGGGGTGGAGTTGGCCCGCGCCCGGCGCGCCGCCGCGGGTGTGGTCGACTCGGACCGCCAGATCGCCCGGGGGCCCGCCCGGCTCACCGTCGCGCTCGGGATCGACCTGTCGGCCAACGGCGCGGACATCACCGAGCCCGGCGGCCCGATCACCCTGCACCGTCGACCGGATGTGCCTCGCCCGCCCTACGCGACCGGCCCCCGGGTCGGGGTGAGCGGTGACGGCGGCGACGCCACCCGTTTCCCGTGGCGGCTGTGGCTGACCGGTGAGCCGACCGTGTCCGCCTATCGACCGGCGTATCGACGGCCGACGTCGAGGAACAGCCCGCAGCGCGGGGCGACGTCGGCATGA
- a CDS encoding uridine kinase: MSPGSPRADIPTLATLLARIRSAPAHLGHTRLILVDGPAGSGKTTLAAALAAALHHPPLIHMDDLYLGWSGLDAGIDRLRDEVLRPLADHRPAAYRRYDWFSGELAETVQVPAADHLIVEGCGSAARRTAGSASTVLWVETDDAERLARGLARDGDDARPHWLRWMTAERAHYTAERTRERADLRLDGHGHLLP, from the coding sequence ATGTCGCCCGGGTCGCCGAGGGCCGACATCCCCACGCTGGCGACCCTGCTCGCCCGGATCCGGTCCGCCCCCGCCCACCTCGGTCACACCCGCCTGATCCTGGTCGACGGCCCGGCCGGCTCCGGCAAGACCACCCTGGCCGCCGCCCTCGCCGCGGCCCTGCACCACCCGCCGTTGATCCACATGGACGACCTCTACCTCGGCTGGTCAGGACTGGACGCCGGCATCGACCGACTCCGCGACGAGGTGCTGCGCCCCCTCGCCGACCACCGACCCGCCGCCTACCGCCGGTACGACTGGTTCTCCGGGGAACTCGCGGAGACCGTCCAGGTCCCCGCCGCCGATCACCTGATCGTCGAAGGCTGTGGCTCCGCCGCCCGTCGCACCGCCGGCTCGGCCAGCACCGTGCTCTGGGTCGAGACCGACGACGCCGAGCGCCTCGCCCGCGGGCTCGCGCGCGACGGGGACGACGCCCGACCGCACTGGCTGCGCTGGATGACCGCCGAACGGGCCCACTACACCGCGGAGCGCACCCGCGAACGGGCGGACCTCCGCCTCGACGGCCACGGCCACCTCCTGCCCTGA